In the Thermodesulfovibrio yellowstonii DSM 11347 genome, one interval contains:
- the cmr4 gene encoding type III-B CRISPR module RAMP protein Cmr4: MSEFEFKKYCAIALDPIHIGSGGSRLGRVDLPIVREPGINLPKIPGTSISGPARAYTALQTNKYLWKHGEQEFSCAGRGGDGGEKHCGKINPACPVCIPYGFSKGTGNSIHGLAQFFDAHIVFFPVASMIGPVWITSPMALEGLGLQRNFAVNDNSFYPLGTQIQSDKLNFGWLMLKKDNSGQGNLNNLSPEISSDIIKQRAVLVSDRLFSHVVNRNLEVRTSVSIDPQTGTAEEKALFTYEAIPRGTVLAFDIIYNSGKALRIGGRELKTEGNADVGTAWVKAQVEKGLKLFEILGIGGMGTRGMGRIKILNI; encoded by the coding sequence ATGAGTGAATTTGAATTCAAAAAATACTGCGCAATAGCTCTTGATCCAATTCATATTGGTTCAGGTGGCTCAAGACTTGGAAGGGTAGACCTGCCAATAGTTAGAGAGCCTGGGATAAATCTTCCTAAAATTCCTGGCACAAGCATCAGTGGACCAGCACGAGCATATACCGCACTACAAACAAACAAATATTTATGGAAACATGGTGAACAAGAATTTTCCTGTGCTGGTCGTGGTGGAGATGGAGGAGAGAAACACTGTGGAAAGATAAATCCAGCTTGTCCTGTCTGTATTCCCTATGGCTTTTCTAAAGGAACTGGGAATAGTATACATGGGCTTGCTCAGTTCTTTGATGCTCATATTGTCTTCTTTCCTGTTGCTTCAATGATAGGACCTGTATGGATCACTTCTCCTATGGCTTTAGAAGGTTTAGGTCTACAAAGAAATTTTGCTGTCAATGATAATAGTTTTTATCCATTAGGGACTCAAATCCAAAGTGATAAATTAAATTTCGGATGGCTTATGTTGAAAAAAGATAATAGCGGGCAAGGAAACTTAAACAATTTGTCTCCAGAAATATCTTCTGATATTATAAAGCAGAGAGCCGTTCTTGTTTCAGACAGACTTTTTAGTCATGTTGTAAACAGGAATCTTGAAGTAAGAACCTCTGTAAGCATTGATCCACAAACAGGAACCGCGGAAGAAAAAGCACTTTTTACCTATGAAGCCATTCCAAGAGGTACTGTATTAGCTTTTGATATTATCTATAATTCTGGCAAAGCACTCAGGATTGGCGGGAGAGAACTCAAAACAGAAGGAAATGCAGATGTGGGCACAGCTTGGGTTAAAGCACAAGTTGAAAAAGGATTGAAATTATTTGAGATACTCGGAATTGGGGGGATGGGGACAAGAGGGATGGGTAGAATTAAAATATTGAACATATAA